In Candidatus Angelobacter sp., a single genomic region encodes these proteins:
- a CDS encoding HAD hydrolase family protein: RKLANVRLFLCDVDGVLTDGMVVMGGGVESKRFNIRDGLGLRLLQREGIKVGWVSRRPSDATQQRADDLKIDFLMQGDHNKVEAVASILRQTGAEWTQVCYLGDDIVDLGVLKRAGVAVAVGDATAEARAAADYVTKAAGGHGAVREAVELILKAQNKWRRLVQEYSS, encoded by the coding sequence AAGAAAGCTGGCGAACGTGCGGTTGTTCCTCTGCGACGTGGACGGCGTGTTGACGGACGGGATGGTGGTGATGGGCGGAGGCGTCGAGAGCAAGCGATTCAACATCCGCGACGGTCTCGGGTTGCGGCTGCTGCAGCGGGAGGGGATCAAGGTCGGCTGGGTGTCGCGGCGCCCGTCCGACGCGACGCAGCAGCGCGCGGACGATTTGAAGATCGATTTTTTGATGCAGGGCGACCACAACAAGGTGGAGGCGGTGGCGTCGATTCTCCGGCAGACCGGCGCGGAGTGGACGCAGGTCTGTTACCTGGGCGATGACATCGTGGACCTGGGCGTCCTGAAACGCGCGGGCGTGGCGGTGGCGGTGGGGGACGCGACAGCCGAAGCGCGGGCCGCCGCCGATTACGTGACGAAGGCAGCGGGCGGGCATGGCGCGGTGCGGGAGGCGGTGGAACTGATTCTGAAAGCGCAGAACAAATGGCGCCGGCTCGTCCAGGAATATTCTTCCTAA
- a CDS encoding LptA/OstA family protein: MKRFPHWPRLLKFAALLWLCAGAHAQIIESEVKGFKHAFVDEQSGKRTMLLSGGSATNISNAELLLRGGVQLQFFNSEGKTNLEVSSLQCIYNTRTKLVSSGEKLEAASPDAQISLEGTGFEYQTATGSLVISNEVHAILRKDLIEPRPGARGGVTAQTNAAPAPAGLVHIFSDRMRYQTNLAVFEDNVRVDDPPGKLTCGSLTVAFSESAKPDERRRVENILASRDVVIDSEEIHATGDRATYRLTNDVVELSGNPTWRLREYAGRAEELVVNRKTREFHAMRGTEMTLPSGAIGRNGFLLPESGSATNTVAAAGRPVLARSEDFQFRPDTTDTNFNIALFSGDVQVKSEKGNLDCELMTIRSTAQSNRTESVVAERNVLMEQGNSRVTGAKAVYKAADERVEVTGKPTWKLNQREGSAEVLAFDLKSRTYQATRDVRMRLPPGGLGASTWLARGVAAKTNTPADVTSTNQPAPVEVAAGYFELKPDAVNTNLSEAIYRGHVRVSEAERMNLSCDSLTLTGKMTGGTNQVERVAAEGGVDLLVRESDGERRAQGDKAVYTANNGEVVLTAENGVKFVVTDAKGVIEGSGSKAVYASAKEALELTGNNPMLSSDAGKVWGDTVILDRANTTLRATGNWKMKLNAEVLRRKARPAPKKTAS; this comes from the coding sequence GTGAAACGTTTCCCGCATTGGCCGCGCCTGTTGAAGTTCGCCGCGCTCCTGTGGCTGTGCGCGGGTGCGCATGCGCAGATCATCGAGAGCGAGGTCAAGGGGTTCAAGCATGCGTTCGTGGATGAACAGAGCGGGAAACGCACGATGCTTTTGAGCGGCGGGAGCGCGACCAATATTTCCAACGCGGAGCTGCTCCTTCGCGGAGGCGTGCAGCTGCAGTTCTTCAACAGCGAGGGGAAGACCAATCTCGAGGTCTCATCTCTCCAGTGCATCTACAACACGCGGACGAAGCTGGTGTCGTCCGGGGAAAAACTCGAGGCCGCCAGCCCGGACGCCCAGATCTCCCTGGAAGGCACCGGATTTGAGTATCAAACGGCGACCGGAAGCCTGGTCATTTCCAACGAAGTGCATGCGATCCTGCGGAAAGACCTGATCGAACCACGGCCCGGGGCGCGCGGCGGGGTGACGGCGCAGACGAATGCGGCGCCCGCGCCCGCCGGACTCGTGCATATCTTCTCCGACCGGATGCGCTATCAAACCAACCTGGCGGTGTTCGAGGACAACGTGCGCGTGGATGATCCGCCCGGCAAGCTGACGTGCGGCTCGCTGACGGTCGCGTTTTCCGAGTCAGCGAAACCGGATGAACGGCGGCGCGTCGAAAACATCCTGGCCAGTCGGGATGTGGTCATTGATTCGGAAGAAATTCACGCAACCGGCGACCGGGCGACGTACCGGCTCACGAACGACGTGGTCGAGCTTTCCGGCAATCCGACTTGGCGGTTGCGCGAGTATGCGGGGCGCGCGGAGGAACTGGTCGTGAACCGGAAGACACGGGAGTTTCACGCCATGCGCGGCACGGAAATGACATTACCGTCCGGCGCGATCGGGCGGAACGGCTTTTTGCTGCCCGAGAGTGGTTCCGCGACGAACACGGTCGCGGCCGCGGGCCGGCCAGTGCTGGCGCGGAGCGAGGATTTCCAGTTCAGACCGGACACAACGGACACGAATTTCAACATCGCCCTGTTCAGCGGCGACGTTCAGGTGAAAAGCGAAAAGGGAAACCTGGACTGCGAGTTGATGACGATTCGATCCACGGCGCAGAGCAACCGGACGGAAAGCGTCGTGGCGGAGCGGAATGTGTTGATGGAGCAGGGGAACAGCCGCGTGACGGGCGCGAAGGCGGTTTACAAGGCGGCGGATGAGCGGGTCGAGGTCACGGGCAAACCGACGTGGAAATTGAACCAGCGGGAAGGGTCGGCGGAGGTTCTTGCGTTCGATTTGAAAAGCCGCACGTATCAGGCCACGCGCGACGTGCGGATGCGCCTGCCGCCGGGCGGGCTGGGCGCTTCGACGTGGCTGGCGCGGGGTGTTGCCGCAAAGACCAACACGCCGGCGGACGTGACATCGACGAATCAGCCCGCGCCGGTCGAGGTGGCCGCCGGGTATTTCGAGTTGAAGCCGGACGCGGTGAACACGAATCTGAGCGAGGCCATTTATCGCGGCCACGTGCGGGTCAGCGAAGCGGAGCGGATGAACCTGAGCTGCGATTCGCTGACACTGACCGGCAAAATGACGGGCGGCACCAACCAGGTGGAACGCGTTGCCGCCGAAGGTGGCGTGGACCTGCTGGTTCGCGAGTCGGACGGAGAGAGGCGCGCGCAGGGTGACAAGGCGGTGTACACGGCGAACAACGGAGAGGTTGTCCTGACAGCGGAGAACGGCGTCAAATTCGTCGTCACCGACGCGAAGGGCGTCATCGAGGGCAGCGGATCGAAGGCCGTTTACGCGAGCGCGAAAGAAGCGCTGGAATTGACGGGGAACAACCCGATGCTGTCGTCCGACGCCGGAAAGGTGTGGGGAGACACCGTGATTCTGGACCGGGCGAACACGACTCTCCGTGCGACCGGCAACTGGAAAATGAAATTGAACGCGGAAGTGCTCAGGCGAAAGGCAAGGCCGGCTCCGAAGAAAACAGCCTCATGA